The proteins below are encoded in one region of Sminthopsis crassicaudata isolate SCR6 chromosome 1, ASM4859323v1, whole genome shotgun sequence:
- the LOC141557873 gene encoding uncharacterized protein LOC141557873: MWAQARLSSLFGLICSLLWLYPVVTTSCPNYEKTLSQVKSTPETEWLQTFMSQQGLEASNLMETCKMTEYVPTVEDLKNLSQVAFLQNVSQNLHPVVQKLKALNDLVTQRMALSIQGLDNNICCLLQNLPTGPAACPQSRSKGTLPAQTSLTFLQKLEGCRTIYWYQTFRKTVKKVLESWDVTPEQRNRNSRSLLRVLIRAD; the protein is encoded by the exons ATGTGGGCACAGGCCAGACTGAGCTCTCTATTCG GCTTGATCTGTAGTCTCTTATGGCTGTATCCAGTGGTTACCACCTCCTGCCCCAACTATGAGAAGACTCTGAGCCAAGTGAAGAGCACGCCAGAGACAGAATGGCTGCAGACATTC ATGAGTCAACAAGGCCTAGAAGCGTCCAATCTCATGGAGACGTGTAAAATGACCGAGTACGTCCCCACGGTGGAGGACCTTAAGAACCTATCTCAAGTCGCTTTCCTGCAGAATGTGAGTCAGAACCTGCACCCTGTTGTACAGAAACTCAAGGCACTCAATGACTTGGTCACCCAGAGAATGGCTTTGTCCATTCAAGGTCTCGATAACAACATCTGCTGTCTGCTTCAGAACCTGCCCACTGGCCccgctgcctgccctcagtccaGAAGCAAAGGGACTCTGCCTGCTCAGACCTCTCTGACCTTCTTACAGAAGCTAGAAGGATGTAGAACCATATACTGGTACCAGACCTTCAGGAAGACTGTGAAAAAAGTGCTAGAGTCTTGGGACGTGACCCCTGAGCAGAGAAATAGGAACAGCCGCTCCCTTCTCAGAGTCCTCATCAGGGCAGACTGA